The genomic segment AGCCGGCGTGCAACTCGCCTTTCACTGCCTGGCCGTTGGTGTGCTGCGGGAGGATCAACATGTGCGTGGCGCCATCTTTGAAGGTCGCGATGGCCGCTGGGCCTGCGCAGCGCATGTCGTGATCGACTGCACGGGCGATGGCGACATCGCCGCCCTGGCCGGGGCCGATTTCGAGCACGACCCGCAGGTCATCCAGGCACCCACAACCATGTTTCGCTTGGGCGGTGTGGACGTGGCGCGCGCCAGTGCGTTGAACCGCGACGAGCTGCGGCGCCACCTCGAGCAGGCCGTGGCCTGCGGCCTCAATCTGCCACGCACCAGCGGCGGCGCTTTCAGCGTCCGGCCCGCCAGCATGCACCTGAATATCACCCGAGTCGTCAAAGACGGTCGCGCGCCTGACCCTCTGGACACGCAGGAGTTGACCGATTCGGAAGTGCAGGGCCGACGACAGATCAGCGCCTACCTGAAAGCTTTTCGCCGCTTCGTTCCCGGCTATGAGAACTGCTTCATCGAGGACATTGGCGCACAAATCGGTGTGCGCGAAAGCCGCCGCGTGCGCGGCGACTATTGGCTCACGCAGCACGACGTGCTCAACCAAGGCCGCTTTCGCGACGCGGTGGCGTGCAGCGCATGGCCCATGGAGGAGCATGGCGTGGGCCGCGCCACGCTCTGGCGCTTTCTCGCACCAGGCACCTATTACCAACTGCCTTACCGAATGATGCTGCCCGCCGGCCTTCATGGCTTGCTCGTGGCGGGGCGCTGCGCCTCGGCCTCGCATGAGGCCCACGCATCGATGCGGGTCGCCGCCGTGTGCATGGCGCTGGGTGAAGCCGCCGGCGTGGCCGCCGCGCAGGCGGTTGCGGCGGGTGTCATGCCGCGTGACATCGACACCGATGCGTTGCGCCGGACATTGCGCGCACAAGGCGCGATCCTGGGCGACTGAGTTCCCTCACTTCGATACCCGAATCCGATGAGAAACTACCGTTCCAACTTCGAGCCAGGCACCACCCGGTGGGCCATTCGCCGTGCCCAATGGCGCGCGCTGGGCATCCCGGAATCCGATATGCACAAGCCAAAGATCGCCATCATCAACTCGTCCTCTGAGATGTCGATCTGTTTCAGCCATCTGGACGAAGTGGCCGGGATCGTCCGGCAAGCAATCCTCGACGCCGGCGGTCTGCCCTTCATCGTCAAAACGACCGCGCCAAGCGACTTCATTACCGGCGCCGGTCGTGGTGGGCGCTACCTGATGCCAGCGCGCGACCTGCTGGTCAACGACATCGAAGTGGCTGTCGAAGGCGCGGTGCTGGACGGCATGGTCTGCTTGAGCAGTTGCGACAAAACCGCGCCGGCGCATCTGATGGCCGCAGCGCGGTTGAACATTCCGTCGATTCTCGTGATCGGTGGTTACCAGGGCTGTGGCCAGCGCGCGGGCCGGCCGGTCGATATCGAAGACGTTTTCGAATCCGTCGGCGCACTGGCTGCCGGCAAGATCAGCATCCAGGACATCACCGACCTGTCCGAGGTCGCAGTGCAAGGCCCGGGCGTGTGCGCGGGGATGGGCACGGCCAACACCATGCACATCATGGCCGAGGCATTGGGCATGGCGCTGCCGGGTAGCGCGCCGGTGGCTGCACGCAGTGCGCGCATGAAGGAACTGGCGCGCGCTGCCGGGCGACGCATCGTAGGCCTCGTCGATGAGGACCTCCGTCCCAAGGACATCATGACGCCTGCGGCGTTCGCCAACGCGATCCGTGTCGGCCTGGCAGTCAGCGGCTCCATCAACCTGCTGCGCCACCTGCAAGCCATCGCCACGGAGGGCGAGATCGACGTGGACATGTTTCAACTCATGGATGCGCTGGGTCGCAGTGCGCAGGGCACCCGGGCCGTTCCACTGCTTTGCGCGATCAAGCCCAATGGGCCTGGCCGTATCGAACACCTCGAAGCGGCCGGCGGGGCCATCGCCGTGATGAAAGAACTCGAATCGCTGCTGGACGCCGAAGTTCTTACCGTCACCGGGCGCACGCTGCGCGAGAATCTGGCGGGCATCGAAGTGCTGGACGCACAGATCATCGGCAGCCTGACCCGCCCCATAGGCCCTGGCCCGTCTGTGGTGATCCTCAAGGGCAGCCTGGCGCCCGATGGTGCGGTGATGAAGCTCGGGTTGGGCGGCAAGCAGAGCGCGTTCCGGGGCGTCTGCCGCGTATTCGAAAGCCAGGAAGATGCGATGGCGGCGCTTTCCAACGGGGAAATCACGAGCGGACAGGTGATCGTACTGCGCGGCTTGGGCGCGCGCGGAGGACCGGGCGTGGCGTCGGCCTCGTGGTTCGTAGCGGCAGTCAATGGGGCGCATTTGGGCGACGATATCGCCGTCATCACCGACGGACAGTTCTCGGGGTTGAACCACGGCTTCACGATTGGGCAGGTGCTGCCCGAGGCGGCGGACGGTGGCCCGATTGCGCTGGTGCGCGACGGCGACACCGTGGCCATCGACATCGCCGGACGCACGGTAGACCTGCTGCTCGACGCCTGCGAGTGGCAAGCCCGCCGCGCGGCGCTCGCACCGTTCGTGCCGGGTGAAAAGAAAGGCTGGCTCAGCCTGTATCAGCACCTGGTGCAGCCGCTGTCCAAGGGCGGCACGTTGAAAGCAAGAGGCTGAACCCATGCCCTTACACACAACTTCCCCCCGCATCCTGAAGCAAGCGCATATGCTCAACACCCTGCACAAAATCCCTGACCCGGGCAAAGCCAAGCCAGAGCGATTTGACGCCGGGCTGTCCATCGCACTTGCGACCCAGGAAGCCGCCGAGCATGGCGATTTGCCGCATGAGACTGACCACGGTGGAGTTTCCGGGGGACGCGATGATGTTGCGGGCGCAAGATGGCGGCGTCACGGTGGCCATTCCGATCCGCATT from the Verminephrobacter eiseniae EF01-2 genome contains:
- a CDS encoding FAD-dependent oxidoreductase, which gives rise to MNRSPSLAAISEPPRQTPVRHLVDVLVVGGGSAGLMAAVAAARQGARVLLVERNGYLGGTLSMVTLGSFCGLYTVTETEVIPVVGGMAAEFTERLAHWGGPREPLRWLQTASLPYDPTLVKLAADELVLQAGVQLAFHCLAVGVLREDQHVRGAIFEGRDGRWACAAHVVIDCTGDGDIAALAGADFEHDPQVIQAPTTMFRLGGVDVARASALNRDELRRHLEQAVACGLNLPRTSGGAFSVRPASMHLNITRVVKDGRAPDPLDTQELTDSEVQGRRQISAYLKAFRRFVPGYENCFIEDIGAQIGVRESRRVRGDYWLTQHDVLNQGRFRDAVACSAWPMEEHGVGRATLWRFLAPGTYYQLPYRMMLPAGLHGLLVAGRCASASHEAHASMRVAAVCMALGEAAGVAAAQAVAAGVMPRDIDTDALRRTLRAQGAILGD
- the ilvD gene encoding dihydroxy-acid dehydratase produces the protein MRNYRSNFEPGTTRWAIRRAQWRALGIPESDMHKPKIAIINSSSEMSICFSHLDEVAGIVRQAILDAGGLPFIVKTTAPSDFITGAGRGGRYLMPARDLLVNDIEVAVEGAVLDGMVCLSSCDKTAPAHLMAAARLNIPSILVIGGYQGCGQRAGRPVDIEDVFESVGALAAGKISIQDITDLSEVAVQGPGVCAGMGTANTMHIMAEALGMALPGSAPVAARSARMKELARAAGRRIVGLVDEDLRPKDIMTPAAFANAIRVGLAVSGSINLLRHLQAIATEGEIDVDMFQLMDALGRSAQGTRAVPLLCAIKPNGPGRIEHLEAAGGAIAVMKELESLLDAEVLTVTGRTLRENLAGIEVLDAQIIGSLTRPIGPGPSVVILKGSLAPDGAVMKLGLGGKQSAFRGVCRVFESQEDAMAALSNGEITSGQVIVLRGLGARGGPGVASASWFVAAVNGAHLGDDIAVITDGQFSGLNHGFTIGQVLPEAADGGPIALVRDGDTVAIDIAGRTVDLLLDACEWQARRAALAPFVPGEKKGWLSLYQHLVQPLSKGGTLKARG